In a single window of the Flavobacterium sp. W4I14 genome:
- a CDS encoding N-acetylmuramic acid 6-phosphate etherase (product_source=KO:K07106; cath_funfam=3.40.50.10490; cog=COG2103; ko=KO:K07106; pfam=PF01380; superfamily=53697; tigrfam=TIGR00274) codes for MNRVTEQESNYNHIDQMSVLEVLQGINNEDKTVAFAVEKSLPQIEKLTSAVAERMKKGGRLFYIGAGTSGRLGVVDASECPPTYGVPFDWVVGIIAGGDTAIRRAVEFAEDDAEQAWKDLQEFEINEKDCLVGLAASGTTPYVIGGLNTARKHGILTGCIVCNTGGPIAAESDFPVEVVVGPEFVTGSTRMKSGTAQKMVLNMLSTTVMVQLGRVVGNKMVDMQLTNHKLVDRGTQMVADELNIGYDEAAELLTRYGSVRKAVEAGHISE; via the coding sequence ATGAATAGAGTTACCGAGCAAGAATCTAACTATAACCACATCGATCAGATGTCGGTGTTAGAAGTTTTGCAGGGCATTAATAACGAAGATAAAACTGTAGCATTTGCAGTTGAAAAATCTTTGCCTCAGATCGAAAAATTAACATCGGCAGTGGCCGAGCGAATGAAAAAAGGCGGCCGTCTCTTTTATATAGGTGCGGGCACAAGTGGTCGTTTAGGTGTAGTAGACGCATCAGAATGCCCACCTACATACGGTGTTCCCTTTGATTGGGTCGTTGGAATTATTGCAGGTGGAGATACTGCGATTAGAAGAGCGGTAGAATTTGCTGAAGATGATGCGGAACAAGCCTGGAAAGATCTTCAGGAATTTGAAATTAATGAAAAAGATTGTTTGGTTGGCCTGGCAGCGTCAGGTACTACGCCTTATGTAATCGGCGGATTAAACACGGCACGTAAGCATGGTATTTTAACAGGTTGCATCGTTTGTAATACCGGTGGACCTATTGCTGCTGAATCGGATTTTCCGGTTGAAGTGGTGGTTGGCCCTGAGTTTGTAACCGGCTCAACCCGCATGAAATCTGGTACGGCGCAAAAAATGGTGCTAAATATGTTAAGCACTACCGTTATGGTTCAGTTGGGGCGTGTAGTTGGCAATAAAATGGTCGATATGCAGTTAACCAATCATAAACTGGTAGACCGTGGGACACAAATGGTTGCCGATGAACTGAATATTGGTTATGATGAAGCCGCTGAATTGTTAACCCGTTATGGAA
- a CDS encoding carboxyl-terminal processing protease (product_source=KO:K03797; cath_funfam=2.30.42.10,3.90.226.10; cog=COG0793; ko=KO:K03797; pfam=PF03572,PF13180; smart=SM00228,SM00245; superfamily=52096; tigrfam=TIGR00225; transmembrane_helix_parts=Inside_1_6,TMhelix_7_29,Outside_30_535), producing MKKNTRNNVLIAASYSVILIVGMFLGIKFIKDQGFGVKKSPQLASNSDEKLNEILHIINGNYVDDINTDSLQNLPIDSVLHQLDPHSVYLPPTDAQDMTDNLEGNFEGVGIEYYMLNDTMMVTGVVKDGPAYQAGIKLGDKILSIDTAVVSGRNLPKDQLTGRFKGRSGTGVSVVLLHPGAPQSNRIMVTRGKVNISSIDAAYMINNETGYVRISKFGANTDNDFSVAANNLKVRGMKKLILDLRDNGGGYFTAATGLADQFLAENKLIVYTQGKHEPRTDYFSTGTGAFQNGKLAILINENTASASEIVAGAIQDLGRGIIVGRRSFGKGLVQEQFAFGDGSALNLTIARYYTPSGRSIQKSYKKGYDAYKHELDERMMDGELTGDRTSFQDSIEKTEGVNIQPNRKVKPIGGIQPDVFVKLDTSGYNKFYSNLVSKKVLSDYVFNVLTNKYSASFVEQNINIFTINDNDFKDFIGYLQRKNVAIDRFQLYNSKNVILNDLKALLCRYYLGDVGYYKAANQTDNAVRQALLNLQ from the coding sequence ATGAAAAAAAATACCCGAAATAACGTACTGATCGCTGCAAGCTATTCTGTAATTTTAATAGTGGGTATGTTTTTGGGTATAAAATTCATTAAAGATCAAGGCTTTGGCGTTAAAAAGAGCCCTCAACTCGCCAGCAATAGCGATGAGAAATTAAACGAGATCTTACACATCATCAACGGTAATTATGTTGATGACATCAATACCGATTCGCTTCAAAACTTACCCATAGATAGCGTTTTACACCAACTCGACCCACATAGTGTTTACCTACCGCCAACCGATGCGCAGGATATGACCGATAACCTGGAAGGAAACTTTGAGGGTGTGGGCATAGAATATTATATGCTTAACGATACCATGATGGTTACCGGCGTGGTTAAAGATGGCCCTGCTTATCAGGCGGGGATAAAACTGGGCGATAAAATTCTGAGTATCGACACAGCAGTTGTAAGTGGAAGAAACTTACCAAAAGACCAACTTACAGGCCGATTTAAAGGCAGATCAGGAACTGGCGTGAGCGTAGTGCTTTTACATCCAGGCGCACCGCAAAGTAACCGCATTATGGTTACACGAGGCAAAGTAAACATCAGCAGTATTGATGCCGCTTATATGATCAATAACGAAACAGGTTATGTACGGATCAGCAAGTTTGGCGCCAATACCGATAACGATTTCTCTGTTGCAGCCAATAACCTGAAAGTAAGGGGCATGAAAAAACTGATTCTTGACCTGCGCGATAATGGAGGGGGTTATTTTACGGCAGCTACAGGCTTGGCCGATCAGTTTTTAGCTGAGAACAAACTGATAGTATATACACAGGGTAAACATGAGCCACGTACCGATTATTTTTCTACCGGTACTGGTGCTTTTCAAAATGGCAAACTGGCTATCCTGATCAATGAAAATACCGCTTCGGCCAGCGAAATTGTAGCTGGAGCCATCCAGGATCTGGGACGCGGAATTATTGTTGGCCGCCGTTCTTTTGGCAAAGGCTTGGTACAAGAGCAATTTGCTTTTGGCGATGGCTCTGCATTGAACTTAACCATCGCTAGATATTACACACCATCTGGTCGTAGTATCCAAAAATCGTATAAAAAAGGTTACGACGCCTATAAACATGAATTAGACGAACGCATGATGGACGGAGAGCTTACCGGAGACCGGACCTCTTTTCAGGACTCTATTGAGAAAACCGAAGGCGTAAATATTCAGCCCAACAGAAAAGTTAAACCGATTGGCGGTATCCAGCCAGATGTATTTGTAAAATTAGACACCAGTGGCTACAATAAGTTTTACAGCAATTTAGTGAGCAAAAAAGTGCTTTCTGATTATGTATTTAATGTACTTACCAATAAGTATAGCGCCAGTTTTGTAGAGCAGAACATCAATATCTTTACTATAAATGATAACGACTTTAAAGACTTTATCGGATATCTTCAACGCAAAAATGTAGCGATAGACCGTTTTCAATTGTATAATTCGAAAAATGTGATTCTGAATGATTTAAAAGCTTTGCTTTGCCGTTATTATCTGGGCGATGTAGGTTATTACAAGGCTGCAAACCAAACCGACAATGCCGTAAGACAAGCGCTACTTAACCTTCAATAG
- a CDS encoding histidine decarboxylase (product_source=KO:K01590; cath_funfam=3.40.640.10,3.90.1150.10; cog=COG0076; ko=KO:K01590; pfam=PF00282; superfamily=53383), which produces MEASKLQAKDQQVLKDLLSHVKKQTDLFLGYPVSKDFDYQALSDFLKYPMNNLGDPFVTSTYAVGSRELEKEVVRFFAELFRAPADNWWGYVTNGGSEGNLYGLYLARELHPKGMVYYSEATHYSVQKNLHLLNMSNIVIRTQENGEIDYEDLEHTIRMNRHMPVIIMANIGTTMTEARDDVAKIKSILKKLAIQHYYIHADAALSGTYSALIEPRPAFDFEDGADSIAISGHKFFGSPMPCGVVVAKKSNRDRIARSVAYIGSIDTTITGSRNGHSPLFLWHTIKRLGITGLKSRAMHSLATAAYTEQKLKALGIAAWRNVNAITVNFPTPSATICKKWQLAAEQGNSHVICMPNVTQAHIDLLIADLEAEIVLQD; this is translated from the coding sequence ATGGAAGCGAGCAAATTACAGGCAAAAGATCAACAGGTATTAAAGGATCTGCTATCGCATGTTAAAAAACAGACCGATTTATTTTTAGGTTATCCCGTTTCAAAGGACTTCGATTATCAGGCACTTTCTGATTTTTTAAAATATCCGATGAACAACTTGGGCGATCCTTTCGTTACTTCGACCTATGCTGTAGGCTCGCGTGAACTGGAGAAAGAAGTAGTCCGGTTTTTTGCTGAACTTTTCCGTGCGCCAGCAGATAACTGGTGGGGTTATGTAACCAATGGTGGCTCAGAAGGAAATCTTTATGGCTTGTACCTTGCCCGCGAATTACACCCAAAAGGAATGGTTTATTATTCTGAAGCTACACATTATAGCGTACAAAAGAACCTGCACTTACTCAACATGTCGAATATCGTTATCCGCACCCAGGAAAATGGAGAAATCGATTACGAAGACCTTGAACACACCATTAGGATGAACCGCCACATGCCTGTTATCATTATGGCCAATATTGGTACCACCATGACCGAAGCACGTGATGATGTGGCCAAAATTAAAAGCATCTTAAAAAAACTGGCTATCCAACATTATTATATCCATGCGGATGCTGCACTTTCTGGCACCTATAGTGCGTTGATTGAACCCAGACCAGCATTCGATTTTGAAGATGGTGCAGACAGCATCGCCATTAGCGGTCACAAGTTTTTTGGCTCGCCGATGCCTTGCGGTGTAGTAGTTGCCAAAAAATCGAACCGCGATAGGATTGCCCGTTCTGTGGCTTACATCGGAAGTATTGATACCACCATTACCGGATCTAGAAATGGCCATAGCCCCTTATTTTTATGGCACACCATTAAACGTTTGGGGATAACAGGTTTAAAAAGCAGGGCCATGCACAGTTTAGCAACAGCAGCTTATACCGAACAAAAACTTAAAGCGCTGGGTATTGCTGCGTGGCGAAACGTGAATGCCATAACCGTAAACTTCCCTACTCCATCTGCAACAATCTGTAAAAAATGGCAGTTGGCAGCAGAACAGGGTAACTCACATGTCATTTGCATGCCCAACGTAACGCAAGCGCATATCGATCTATTGATTGCTGACCTTGAAGCTGAAATTGTATTGCAGGATTGA
- a CDS encoding NAD(P)-dependent dehydrogenase (short-subunit alcohol dehydrogenase family) (product_source=COG1028; cath_funfam=3.40.50.720; cog=COG1028; pfam=PF13561; superfamily=51735), translating into MKIIIVGATGTLGKKVAEAFEQKHEIIRVGNTKGNVQVDITNEASIKAMFEQTGAFDALISTSGKGPFTPVSQMTGEVFKSGLLDKLLGQVNLVLIGQHYINKGGSFTLTSGILADHPVAAGAALSAVNGGLNSFVLAAAPELENGVRINAISPNVVEDSPAYFDSFPGEIPVSMEKVVKAYEKSVLGIVTGQVIKVY; encoded by the coding sequence ATGAAAATAATAATTGTAGGCGCAACAGGCACGTTGGGCAAAAAAGTAGCTGAAGCTTTTGAGCAAAAGCATGAGATCATCCGCGTTGGAAATACCAAAGGTAATGTTCAGGTAGATATTACCAATGAAGCATCGATTAAAGCCATGTTTGAGCAGACTGGTGCTTTTGATGCCCTGATCAGTACCAGTGGAAAAGGCCCTTTTACGCCTGTTAGTCAGATGACGGGTGAGGTATTTAAGAGTGGCTTACTGGACAAACTATTGGGTCAGGTTAACCTCGTGCTTATTGGTCAGCATTACATTAATAAAGGTGGCTCATTTACCCTAACCTCGGGCATATTGGCTGATCATCCTGTAGCTGCTGGTGCCGCACTAAGTGCAGTAAATGGAGGATTAAATTCTTTTGTTCTTGCTGCTGCTCCAGAACTCGAAAACGGGGTTCGTATAAATGCCATCAGTCCCAACGTGGTTGAAGATTCGCCTGCTTATTTCGATTCTTTTCCTGGCGAAATTCCGGTTAGTATGGAGAAAGTAGTTAAAGCTTACGAGAAAAGTGTGCTGGGTATTGTAACAGGACAGGTAATAAAGGTTTATTAA
- a CDS encoding ribosomal-protein-alanine N-acetyltransferase (product_source=KO:K03790; cog=COG1670; ko=KO:K03790; pfam=PF13302; superfamily=55729): MIETERLILKPLTHDQLLKYIKDDHSLEEEFGLLPTKKNISPSLHDALEETILPNVFDKDKDYLYHTLWTIISKPDHRMVGDICFVGEPDPNGEIEIGYGTYEEFRGKGFMTEAVGRLIEWAKEQPKVKSVFAATTKDNVASYSILEKNNFIHIGEVDDMLSWKIELK, from the coding sequence ATGATAGAAACAGAACGCCTCATTTTAAAACCTTTAACACACGATCAGCTTTTAAAATACATTAAAGATGATCATTCACTTGAAGAAGAGTTTGGCCTTTTACCAACCAAAAAGAACATCTCTCCTTCGCTTCACGACGCTTTGGAAGAAACGATTTTACCTAACGTTTTTGATAAAGATAAAGATTATCTATACCATACCTTATGGACAATCATATCTAAACCCGATCATAGAATGGTAGGCGATATCTGTTTTGTTGGTGAGCCTGATCCAAATGGCGAAATCGAAATCGGTTATGGTACTTACGAAGAATTTAGAGGTAAGGGTTTTATGACGGAAGCCGTTGGCCGATTAATAGAATGGGCTAAGGAACAGCCAAAAGTGAAATCTGTTTTTGCCGCGACCACAAAAGACAATGTGGCCTCGTATTCCATTTTAGAAAAAAACAACTTTATCCATATTGGAGAAGTTGATGATATGTTAAGCTGGAAAATTGAATTGAAGTAA
- a CDS encoding ribosomal protein S18 acetylase RimI-like enzyme (product_source=COG0456; cath_funfam=3.40.630.30; cog=COG0456; pfam=PF00583; superfamily=55729) translates to MSFSNFTIWLLPIKRKYLTNTGKALAEKWCKLKLMKAANIKFFVDGVVACVFAVTFNDELIWGERDHDAIYIHRIVTHPEFRGYSFVKEIIKWAKDYAAKNNIKFIRMDTWADNEKLLEYYTGCGFDYVGVVTMEKTEGLPKHYEGISLSLFEIVV, encoded by the coding sequence ATGTCATTTTCGAATTTTACGATATGGCTATTGCCCATCAAAAGAAAGTATTTAACAAACACTGGCAAGGCTTTAGCAGAGAAATGGTGCAAACTGAAATTGATGAAAGCCGCCAATATAAAATTCTTTGTAGATGGCGTGGTGGCCTGTGTATTTGCCGTTACGTTTAACGATGAGTTAATTTGGGGAGAGCGGGATCATGATGCGATTTATATCCACAGGATTGTAACCCATCCCGAATTTAGGGGTTATTCTTTTGTGAAGGAAATTATCAAATGGGCTAAGGATTACGCTGCAAAGAATAACATTAAGTTTATCAGAATGGACACCTGGGCGGATAATGAAAAACTACTCGAATATTATACAGGCTGTGGCTTTGATTATGTTGGCGTAGTGACTATGGAAAAAACCGAGGGGCTACCGAAACACTATGAAGGAATCAGTTTAAGTTTGTTTGAGATTGTGGTGTAA
- a CDS encoding GTP-binding protein (product_source=KO:K03977; cath_funfam=3.30.300.20,3.40.50.300; cog=COG1160; ko=KO:K03977; pfam=PF01926,PF14714; smart=SM00382; superfamily=52540; tigrfam=TIGR03594), translating into MSNIIAIVGRPNVGKSTLFNRLTESRKAIVDDISGVTRDRHYGVGEWTDRQFTVIDTGGYVANSEDVYEAAIREQVMIAIEEASVLIFMVDVTTGITDLDDDIAQVLRRSNKPVYVCANKVDNTALYNEIHTFYGFGLGDVYALSSMTGSGTGELLDEVVKNFEDIPEEENQLPKITIAGRPNVGKSSLVNALIGKERNIVTANAGTTRDSIKIHYNQFGHEFMLIDTAGLRKKTKVKENLEFYSVMRTIKALEEADVVVLMIDAVEGIESQDINIFHLAEKNKKGIVILVNKWDLIEKNTQTMKAFEEQIHERIRPFTDVPIVFTSVLNKQRIFKAIEAALEVYKNRSKKIPTSKLNDVMLPLIEKFPPPALKGKHIKIKYITQINATSPMFAFFCNLPQYIKDPYKRFIENKLRENFDFSGAPIQIYFRQK; encoded by the coding sequence ATGAGTAATATTATAGCCATCGTAGGCAGGCCAAACGTAGGCAAGAGCACCCTTTTTAATAGATTAACCGAAAGCCGTAAGGCGATTGTAGATGATATCAGCGGGGTAACCCGCGATAGGCACTATGGAGTGGGTGAATGGACAGACAGACAATTTACCGTAATTGATACTGGTGGTTATGTAGCCAACTCAGAAGATGTTTACGAAGCCGCAATCCGCGAGCAGGTAATGATCGCCATCGAAGAAGCCAGTGTGTTAATCTTTATGGTTGATGTAACTACAGGCATCACCGATTTAGATGACGACATCGCCCAGGTATTACGGAGAAGTAATAAGCCTGTTTATGTTTGTGCAAATAAAGTAGATAATACCGCTTTGTACAACGAAATCCATACTTTTTATGGCTTTGGATTAGGTGATGTATATGCATTATCATCGATGACGGGTTCTGGAACAGGAGAGTTGTTGGACGAGGTTGTTAAAAATTTCGAAGATATTCCGGAAGAAGAAAATCAATTGCCTAAAATTACCATTGCTGGTCGTCCGAATGTGGGCAAGTCTTCTCTGGTTAATGCATTAATTGGTAAAGAACGTAATATTGTTACTGCAAATGCAGGTACAACCCGCGATTCGATCAAAATTCATTATAACCAGTTCGGTCATGAGTTTATGCTGATCGATACTGCCGGATTACGTAAAAAAACAAAAGTTAAAGAAAACTTAGAGTTTTATTCGGTAATGCGTACCATTAAAGCTTTAGAAGAAGCTGATGTTGTGGTATTAATGATCGATGCAGTAGAAGGAATCGAAAGTCAGGATATCAATATCTTCCACCTGGCCGAGAAGAACAAAAAAGGGATCGTAATTCTGGTTAACAAATGGGATCTGATCGAAAAGAATACACAAACGATGAAAGCTTTCGAAGAGCAGATTCATGAGCGTATCCGTCCGTTTACCGATGTGCCAATTGTATTTACTTCGGTATTAAACAAGCAACGTATTTTTAAAGCAATTGAAGCGGCTTTGGAAGTTTACAAAAACCGTAGCAAGAAAATCCCTACATCTAAATTGAATGATGTGATGTTGCCGCTGATCGAGAAATTCCCACCACCGGCATTAAAAGGGAAACACATTAAAATTAAATACATCACACAAATTAATGCTACTTCACCAATGTTTGCTTTTTTCTGCAACTTGCCACAGTACATTAAAGATCCGTATAAACGTTTCATCGAGAACAAATTGAGAGAAAACTTCGATTTTTCTGGTGCACCGATCCAGATTTATTTCAGACAGAAATAA
- a CDS encoding cytochrome c biogenesis protein CcmG/thiol:disulfide interchange protein DsbE (product_source=KO:K02199; cath_funfam=3.40.30.10; cleavage_site_network=SignalP-noTM; cog=COG0526; ko=KO:K02199; pfam=PF00578; superfamily=52833) gives MKKNLMFLFLLIGTAVFAQETNNGKKLWAKSILNEKAPDLVVEKWISKQPDTKGKFVLIDFWATWCGPCRAYIPTLNDLQKKYADKVVIIGVSDEAAEKVEAFNNPKINYFEAIDTKGTVKDSLQVKGIPHAILIDPKGIVRWEGFPLLQGNQLTEEVIKGLLEKYKN, from the coding sequence ATGAAGAAAAATTTAATGTTTCTCTTTCTGCTGATCGGTACAGCAGTTTTTGCCCAGGAAACAAACAATGGTAAAAAATTGTGGGCAAAATCTATCCTGAACGAAAAAGCGCCAGACCTGGTTGTTGAAAAATGGATTTCAAAACAGCCCGATACCAAAGGGAAGTTTGTACTGATCGATTTTTGGGCAACCTGGTGCGGACCATGTAGGGCATATATCCCTACATTAAACGATCTTCAAAAGAAATATGCCGATAAAGTTGTAATTATTGGTGTTTCTGATGAAGCAGCAGAAAAAGTAGAAGCTTTTAATAATCCTAAGATCAACTATTTTGAAGCCATAGACACTAAGGGAACGGTAAAAGACTCACTTCAGGTTAAAGGTATTCCACATGCTATTCTTATCGATCCGAAAGGAATTGTTAGGTGGGAGGGCTTTCCCTTATTGCAAGGAAATCAATTAACAGAAGAGGTAATAAAAGGACTTTTAGAAAAGTATAAAAATTAA
- a CDS encoding GTP-binding protein Era (product_source=KO:K03595; cath_funfam=3.30.300.20,3.40.50.300; cog=COG1159; ko=KO:K03595; pfam=PF01926,PF07650; smart=SM00382; superfamily=52540; tigrfam=TIGR00436), protein MAHKAGFVSIIGKPNVGKSTLMNVLVGERLSIITPKAQTTRHRILGIVNEEEYQIVFSDTPGIIKPKYSLQESMMSFVNGSLTDADVLLFVTDINEEHDEEDVLEKILNRNIPTIVLINKIDKALQEQVDEKIAYWQEKLNPVAIYAISALHKHNVDGLLDRVLEMLPEHPPYYDKEDLTDRSERFFVSEIIREKIFLNYQKEIPYSTEVIVKSFKEEEMKNGKGALIRITAEIVVERDSQKNILIGTAGSMLKKVGTEARLEIEKFLDNKVFLEMFVKVIPDWRSKKNYLKSFGYDN, encoded by the coding sequence ATGGCGCATAAAGCAGGTTTTGTTAGTATAATAGGTAAACCAAATGTAGGTAAATCTACCCTCATGAATGTGCTTGTAGGCGAGCGACTTAGCATTATAACTCCTAAGGCACAAACCACAAGACACCGCATTTTAGGGATCGTAAATGAAGAAGAATATCAGATCGTTTTCTCTGATACTCCCGGTATAATTAAGCCAAAATACAGTTTACAAGAGAGTATGATGAGCTTTGTTAACGGATCTTTGACCGATGCCGACGTACTTTTATTCGTAACCGACATCAACGAAGAGCATGATGAGGAAGACGTTCTGGAGAAAATTCTGAACCGTAATATCCCTACAATTGTACTCATCAATAAAATAGATAAAGCATTACAAGAACAGGTTGATGAGAAGATTGCCTATTGGCAGGAGAAGTTAAATCCGGTTGCTATTTATGCAATTTCTGCTTTGCATAAACACAATGTCGACGGATTATTGGATCGCGTGCTCGAAATGTTGCCAGAACATCCACCATATTACGACAAAGAAGATTTAACCGATCGCTCAGAACGTTTCTTTGTTTCGGAGATTATCCGCGAAAAAATCTTCCTTAATTATCAGAAAGAAATTCCTTACAGTACCGAGGTAATTGTGAAGAGTTTTAAAGAAGAGGAAATGAAAAATGGCAAAGGTGCATTGATCAGGATTACTGCAGAAATTGTGGTCGAACGCGATTCGCAAAAGAACATTTTAATCGGTACGGCCGGAAGCATGCTGAAAAAGGTAGGTACCGAAGCACGTTTAGAAATTGAGAAATTTTTAGACAACAAGGTTTTTCTGGAGATGTTTGTGAAGGTAATTCCCGACTGGAGAAGTAAAAAGAATTACTTAAAAAGCTTCGGTTACGATAATTAA